In Gemmata obscuriglobus, a single genomic region encodes these proteins:
- a CDS encoding RNA polymerase sigma factor has protein sequence MSVTRPTEILRRLEPAAAPDGELLARFAAHRDQNAFTELARRHGGMVLCVCERVKRSRADSEDAFQAVFLVLAKKAGTVRDPPDGSRRYSPGQMCAAVSWTGW, from the coding sequence ATGAGCGTGACGCGTCCGACCGAAATCCTGCGGCGACTGGAGCCCGCAGCCGCGCCCGACGGGGAACTACTGGCGCGGTTCGCGGCGCACCGGGACCAGAATGCGTTCACCGAACTGGCGCGGCGTCACGGCGGGATGGTGTTGTGCGTGTGCGAGCGCGTCAAGCGGTCGCGAGCGGATTCCGAGGATGCGTTCCAGGCGGTGTTTTTGGTTCTGGCGAAGAAGGCCGGCACCGTCCGTGATCCCCCTGATGGGTCAAGACGTTATAGCCCTGGTCAGATGTGCGCCGCAGTGTCCTGGACCGGTTGGTAG
- a CDS encoding DEAD/DEAH box helicase family protein, whose product MSDTPVLLGYDRGTVTVTGGPDGFVYSDLPGVVFDPRTSTHRAQGRHYRTVVEHLIKEKLPYEDAARGWPKEPSGWRLSAERTARDYQLAAVADWTKAGRRGVVVMPTGTGKTFVAFLCIEKVGRPTIIVTPKIDLMVQWARELEQSFGVTVGMVGGNERNFQPLTVTTYDSAYIHLETWANKYGLIVFDECHHLPGPSYSEAANASLAPFRLGLTATPERADGGEQMFPQLIGPISYRLDITDVAGEFLAPYETRRVYVELTQEEEETYRNCREEYRKFAADRGISMSGPDGFRRFLFEASKAPEGWKAVRAYREQKRIMQTPSGKFRKLENLLQQHANDRVLIFTADNATVYEVARRYLIPAMTNQTKPKERKAILANFHSGAFNAVVTCQVLNEGVDVPAAGVGIVLAGTGSATENVQRLGRILRKYADKQAVLYEVITRNTAEEFVSDRRRQHRAFQ is encoded by the coding sequence ATGAGCGACACACCGGTCTTGCTGGGTTACGATCGCGGCACCGTGACCGTGACGGGCGGCCCCGACGGGTTCGTGTACAGCGACCTGCCGGGAGTCGTGTTCGATCCCCGCACGTCCACACACCGCGCGCAGGGCCGGCACTACCGCACCGTCGTTGAGCACCTGATTAAAGAGAAGCTGCCGTATGAGGACGCCGCCCGCGGTTGGCCGAAGGAGCCGAGCGGGTGGAGGCTCAGCGCCGAGCGCACCGCCCGCGACTACCAGCTCGCGGCCGTCGCCGACTGGACGAAGGCCGGGCGCCGCGGCGTGGTGGTGATGCCGACCGGCACCGGGAAGACGTTCGTCGCGTTCCTGTGCATCGAGAAGGTGGGCCGCCCTACCATCATCGTGACGCCGAAAATCGACCTGATGGTGCAGTGGGCGCGCGAGCTGGAGCAGAGCTTCGGCGTCACGGTCGGGATGGTCGGCGGGAACGAGCGCAACTTCCAGCCCCTCACGGTCACCACCTATGACTCGGCGTACATCCATCTAGAAACGTGGGCGAACAAGTACGGCCTGATCGTGTTCGACGAGTGCCACCACCTTCCGGGGCCGTCGTACTCCGAAGCCGCGAACGCCAGCCTCGCCCCCTTCCGGCTGGGGCTGACCGCAACGCCCGAGCGCGCCGACGGCGGCGAGCAGATGTTCCCGCAACTCATCGGCCCGATCTCGTACCGCCTCGACATCACCGACGTTGCGGGGGAGTTCTTGGCCCCCTACGAAACGCGCCGGGTGTACGTCGAGCTGACCCAGGAGGAAGAGGAAACGTACCGCAACTGCCGCGAAGAGTACCGCAAGTTCGCTGCCGACCGCGGCATCAGCATGAGCGGCCCGGACGGGTTCCGCCGGTTCCTCTTCGAGGCCAGCAAAGCCCCGGAGGGTTGGAAGGCGGTCCGCGCGTACCGCGAGCAGAAGCGCATCATGCAAACGCCCAGCGGCAAGTTCCGAAAGCTTGAGAACCTGCTCCAGCAGCACGCCAACGACCGCGTCCTGATCTTCACCGCCGACAACGCCACGGTGTACGAGGTCGCGCGCCGGTACCTGATCCCCGCGATGACGAACCAGACGAAGCCCAAGGAGCGCAAAGCGATCCTGGCGAACTTCCACTCCGGCGCCTTCAACGCGGTCGTGACGTGTCAGGTGCTCAACGAGGGCGTGGACGTGCCCGCGGCGGGAGTGGGCATCGTACTGGCCGGCACCGGCAGCGCGACCGAGAACGTGCAGCGGCTCGGGCGCATCCTGCGGAAGTATGCGGACAAACAGGCGGTGCTGTACGAGGTGATCACACGGAACACAGCCGAGGAGTTTGTGAGCGACCGCCGCCGCCAGCACCGCGCGTTCCAGTAA
- a CDS encoding transposase: MLSRFLSGPRFGEAERKHWGIEAMHWVLDVTSGEDRTRTRERILANNLSWLRRFAITLLKRHPEKDRIRGKMTRCLMDTTFLDQVLILQGN, from the coding sequence ATGCTGAGCCGGTTCCTGAGCGGCCCGCGATTCGGCGAGGCGGAGCGGAAGCACTGGGGCATTGAGGCCATGCACTGGGTTCTGGATGTCACATCCGGTGAGGACCGGACCCGCACCCGGGAGCGGATCTTGGCCAACAACTTGAGCTGGCTCCGGCGGTTCGCCATCACCTTGTTGAAGCGTCATCCCGAGAAGGATCGCATCCGAGGAAAGATGACCCGATGCTTGATGGATACGACGTTCCTGGACCAAGTCCTTATTTTACAAGGCAATTAA
- a CDS encoding transposase, which produces MRPKRQSIRATPAHATRHLRPVLTDWLGRAVQLPKRRRTCTPEVVWRVVLFAAAFARSVAAACAAIADAPSGQAIWDCLYLTLPKRRRTLERRLRPALHAPLGKRKRAARVAIDYHRIGYFGTPNRDTTRSKGAGGTHTFHTYATACLVGGPDRYTLGLTAVGEKEPMTAVLTRLLDQVTAARVTVRVALLDKAFFSIAVMRLLQARGVPFVIPAVVRGRKPRPGVKGVGLRAVRRRGAGRYAYTHADRGTSVRVHVVIAHKSYRYRRTGGRRSKKLLYAAWRVSGSPVAIRDLYRTRFGIESSYRQLGQVRPRTSTTDGVVRLLWVAVGLILRNAWLWSRSARGLGWTLAAVCLILLADGLAPTDGENKSITTARSANKTKPPT; this is translated from the coding sequence ATGCGACCCAAACGTCAGTCTATCCGAGCCACCCCGGCCCACGCCACCCGGCACCTCCGTCCGGTCCTGACCGACTGGCTCGGCCGTGCGGTCCAACTGCCCAAGCGTCGCCGCACCTGTACACCCGAGGTGGTGTGGCGGGTGGTGCTGTTCGCCGCGGCGTTCGCCCGCTCGGTGGCCGCGGCCTGTGCCGCGATCGCCGACGCCCCGTCCGGGCAGGCCATCTGGGATTGCTTGTACCTCACGCTGCCCAAGCGGCGCCGCACCCTCGAGCGGCGGTTGCGGCCGGCCCTCCACGCCCCGCTCGGCAAGCGGAAGCGGGCGGCTCGGGTCGCGATCGACTACCACCGGATCGGGTACTTCGGGACGCCGAACCGGGACACCACCCGGTCCAAGGGGGCCGGCGGCACCCACACGTTCCACACGTACGCCACCGCGTGCCTCGTCGGGGGACCGGACCGGTACACGCTCGGGTTGACGGCCGTGGGCGAGAAGGAGCCGATGACCGCGGTGCTCACCCGGCTGTTGGATCAGGTGACGGCGGCACGGGTTACGGTCCGGGTCGCGCTGCTGGACAAGGCGTTCTTCTCGATCGCGGTGATGCGGTTGCTCCAGGCGCGGGGTGTGCCGTTCGTGATCCCGGCCGTGGTCCGGGGCCGCAAGCCCCGGCCCGGGGTGAAGGGGGTCGGGTTGCGGGCCGTGCGGCGGCGGGGCGCGGGTCGATATGCGTACACCCACGCGGATCGGGGCACCTCGGTGCGGGTGCACGTGGTGATCGCTCACAAGAGCTACCGGTACCGGCGGACCGGGGGCCGGCGGAGCAAGAAGTTACTGTACGCGGCGTGGCGGGTGAGCGGGAGCCCGGTGGCGATTCGGGACCTGTACCGGACCCGATTCGGGATCGAGAGCAGCTACCGCCAGTTGGGGCAGGTTCGGCCCCGGACCTCGACCACCGATGGGGTCGTGCGACTCCTGTGGGTGGCCGTCGGGCTGATCCTGCGTAACGCCTGGTTGTGGTCCCGCTCAGCCCGCGGCCTCGGGTGGACACTGGCGGCGGTATGCCTGATACTGTTGGCCGATGGGCTGGCACCTACAGATGGCGAAAATAAGTCCATTACTACTGCACGATCGGCCAACAAAACCAAGCCGCCAACTTGA
- a CDS encoding DUF790 family protein, producing MLTGKMVRVRHAKNKLVPLYIEPSDESLRALAEQLLLAYRNAPGRTRGEIEEEFSDLIPEGPRGLLPAGLAKLLEDRCEFEVSADHPPDQLREAVFKAAAVERAEAANSMRPFDRAAVMRQVAEQLSLTIRPEDIDRSLFADLKDEQRVISFDDITAEQLLNRYNVALAQAILLRATLLEVRVYAETPARFRQLFRAVKFHRLICTIQETPGGSYKLTLDGPLSLFSSTNKYGLQLAMFLPTLLHCKAFDLRANIRWGAERKEKTFQLSGLDGLKSHAPDFGVYTPPELQMFADSFAAKVKGWTIDSDPHPILLPSNTWVPDFKLTHTETGKEVFVEIFGFWRKGDIETHYRNLSKGVPGKFVLCVSEQMRADDESEVAFGDGVYRYKRTPLADEVARLAARVAGVDMGGPTIAALLTEEEVPKPKAKPKTRKKKE from the coding sequence ATGTTGACCGGTAAGATGGTTCGGGTGCGGCACGCGAAGAACAAGCTCGTGCCGCTGTACATCGAACCCAGTGACGAAAGCCTGCGCGCGCTCGCCGAGCAGCTCCTGCTCGCGTACCGCAACGCGCCCGGGCGCACGCGTGGCGAGATCGAGGAGGAGTTCTCGGACCTCATCCCCGAAGGGCCCCGCGGGCTGCTCCCCGCGGGACTCGCGAAGCTGCTTGAAGACCGGTGCGAGTTCGAGGTGTCCGCGGACCACCCGCCAGACCAGCTCCGCGAGGCGGTGTTCAAGGCCGCGGCCGTCGAGCGCGCCGAGGCCGCTAATTCGATGCGCCCGTTCGACCGCGCCGCGGTCATGCGCCAGGTGGCCGAGCAGTTGTCGCTCACCATTCGGCCCGAAGACATCGACCGCAGTCTGTTCGCCGACCTCAAGGACGAGCAGCGCGTCATCTCGTTCGACGACATCACCGCTGAGCAACTGCTCAACCGCTATAATGTCGCACTAGCACAGGCGATTCTGCTCCGCGCCACGCTACTGGAGGTGCGGGTGTACGCGGAAACGCCGGCCCGGTTCAGGCAACTGTTCCGTGCCGTGAAGTTCCACCGGCTCATCTGCACGATCCAGGAAACCCCGGGCGGTAGCTACAAGCTCACGCTCGACGGCCCGCTCTCGCTGTTCTCGTCCACGAACAAGTACGGGCTCCAGCTCGCGATGTTCCTGCCCACTCTCTTACACTGCAAAGCGTTCGACCTCCGGGCGAACATCCGGTGGGGCGCGGAGCGTAAGGAGAAAACGTTTCAGCTCTCGGGCCTCGACGGGTTGAAGTCGCACGCGCCCGACTTCGGCGTCTACACGCCCCCCGAACTGCAAATGTTCGCCGATTCGTTCGCGGCTAAGGTGAAGGGCTGGACGATCGATTCGGACCCGCACCCGATCCTGCTGCCGTCGAACACCTGGGTGCCGGACTTCAAGCTCACGCACACGGAGACCGGCAAAGAGGTGTTCGTGGAGATCTTCGGCTTCTGGCGCAAGGGCGACATCGAGACGCACTACCGAAACCTGTCGAAAGGGGTTCCGGGAAAGTTCGTACTGTGCGTGTCCGAGCAGATGCGCGCCGACGACGAGTCGGAGGTGGCGTTCGGCGACGGCGTGTATCGCTACAAGCGTACCCCGTTGGCGGACGAGGTGGCGCGGCTGGCGGCGCGGGTCGCCGGGGTGGATATGGGCGGGCCAACAATCGCGGCGCTACTAACCGAAGAAGAAGTCCCGAAACCGAAAGCCAAACCCAAAACACGAAAGAAAAAAGAGTAG
- a CDS encoding ISAs1 family transposase: MRRSVLDRLVAIDGKTARRSHDAGHGLGPRHIVSAWATEHGVALGPVATEEKSNEITAIAVLLRQLGRKKAVVTIDAMGCQKDIARNIVAGGGDFVLAVQDNQPKLAAAIAAVVEKHLEGERKALRHRNHQTDTHGHGRRDERFYWGAQVPPDFAAKGEWPWIKAIGTAVRITTHPDGTQTDEVR; this comes from the coding sequence GTGCGCCGCAGTGTCCTGGACCGGTTGGTAGCCATCGATGGCAAGACGGCCCGCCGGTCCCACGATGCGGGGCACGGGTTGGGGCCGCGGCACATCGTTAGCGCGTGGGCCACCGAGCACGGGGTCGCGTTGGGTCCGGTGGCGACCGAGGAGAAATCCAACGAGATCACCGCCATTGCCGTGCTGCTCCGGCAACTGGGCCGGAAGAAGGCGGTGGTGACGATCGACGCCATGGGGTGCCAGAAGGACATCGCCCGGAACATCGTGGCCGGGGGCGGGGACTTCGTGCTCGCGGTCCAGGATAACCAGCCGAAGCTGGCCGCCGCGATCGCCGCCGTCGTTGAGAAGCACTTGGAGGGGGAGCGGAAGGCGCTCCGGCACCGGAACCATCAGACCGACACCCACGGCCACGGGCGACGGGACGAGCGGTTCTATTGGGGGGCTCAAGTACCCCCGGACTTTGCCGCAAAAGGCGAGTGGCCGTGGATCAAGGCCATTGGCACCGCGGTGCGAATCACCACGCACCCGGACGGGACCCAGACGGACGAGGTGCGGTAG